DNA from Solanum stenotomum isolate F172 chromosome 3, ASM1918654v1, whole genome shotgun sequence:
TTTATGCCTATTGGAAGGACTGCAGGATCATTACTTGGTGCAAATCTAATCGTAATATTTCGAGTATTGACACCAGATGAAGCATATGCTGCTATTGATCTTCCAATTTTAGGACTTCTCTATGGAACAATGGTTGTGAGTATTTATTTAGAAAGAGCTGATATGTTTAAGTACTTGGGAAAATTATTGGCTTGGAAAAGCAGGGGAGCTAAGGATTTACTCTGTAGAATCTGTTTGGTTTCTGCAATTTCAAGTGCTTTTTTCACTAATGATACTAGTTGTGTTGTGTTAACTGAATTTGTGCTGAAAATTGCTAGGCAACAAAATCTCCCACCTCATCCGTTCCTTTTAGCTCTCGCGTCTAGTGCAAATATTGGATCTTCAGCAACTCCTATTGGGAATCCTCAGAACTTAGTTATAGCAATATTGAGCAAGATCACGTTCGGGAGGTTTTTATTTGGTATATTTCCTGCAATGTTTGTTGGAGTTGTTGTTAATGCTGTATTGTTGCTTTGCATGTATTGGAATGTGTTGTCTGTTCAGAAGGATGTTGAAAATGCTGAAGTAGAATTAGTTTTGGATGAAGAAGTAGTCTCTCATCGTTTTGCACCAGCAACGCTGTCACATGTTGTTAATTCGTTACATTCTCAAGATCAGTTTAGTGGAAACGAAATCATGAAGGATCCAAACGGGGTGTTTGATTCTTCTAGGAATTTTAATGCCTCGAGAGAAGCAGCAAATGATCATGGATCACTTCAAATGAGGGACAAGAATGTGTCTTTGAAGACTGTCGATGAACGCGAAGATCAAAACTTCACATCTTGTGAGGAAAAGCAGAACTTTTCCGAAAAATGGAGAAGATTGTTATGGAAAATATCTGTTTATCTTGTTACAATTGGGATGTTAATATCTTTATTGATGGGTTTGAATATGTCATGGACTGCTATCACAGCAGCACTTGCTCTTGTGGTTCTTGATTTCAAAGATGCTAGAGAATGCCTAGAAAAGGTACTTTAGCCTTGTGTTTACATTTCTTCATCTTGTCATGTCAAGTTCAACACAGTTTTCACCTATTTATATAGTGTTTTTCTACGAAGTGACTATGTTAAAAGAATTTTTACACTATCAGGTCATCCAGCTACGTTATATTAGTTTAGTGAGAAAAAAGTTTAATTTGTTCATTGTGGTGTCTCAACTTGACAGGTATCGTATTCACTGTTGATATTCTTCTGTGGTATGTTTATCACAGTAGATGGATTTAACAGAACAGGGATTCCAAGTGCTTTCTGGGATTTTATGGAACCATATGCCAAGATAGATCATGCTGGTGGTGTAGCAGTTCTTGCTGTTGTCATACTTGTCCTCTCAAATTTGGCTTCTAATGTGCCTACTGGTTTGTCACTCTCAACTAGTACTTCCAACTCTCtccattttgatttatttgtctggttttgacttgacacaaagtttaaaaaagtaaagaaagacttttgaatcttatggtcttaaactaaaCATACATAAAATGTATAAGAGTTTATTTGATTTCActaatacaaattaaatttgttaattTGATGATAGTTCTATTGCTGGGAGTTCGAGTAGGTGCATCAGCTGGTGCAATATCCGCAGCAAGTGAGAAGAAAGCATGGCTCATCTTAGCCTGGGTTAGTACTGTGGCTGGCAACCTTTCACTATTAGGGTCAGCAGCAAACTTGATAGTATGTGAACAAGCTCGTCGCGCTAAACCCTCGGGGTACAATCTCTCATTCTGGACTCATCTCAAATTTGGAGTTCCCTCTACTATAATTGTTATAGCTATTGGTTTGACACTCATAGGAGATTGAAATTAAGCTTGTATTAATAGCTTCACAATGATTGTCGATAGGAGTTAGTTTACCTTGTGTATTCTGTTCTCCCAACAACATGTTGTAAACAAGTGCAGCTAAAACTCAATAACTTGGTATAATTTCCATTATAATTGTCACACCGTAACTTAAGATAAGAAGTCTTACCTTGGCAAAACACAGAAGAGATGTTGGGTATATAATTAAGTAGGTCTTCTAACTAGTAACGCGTTTTAAAGTCATGCAGGACTAGGCCCAAATCAAACTATATCACTAGCGGGTTGGGACGTTACAAAAGGTATCAAAGTCTTATCGGCACTTggtataattttcattataactGTGACACCCTTTCTTAGTTCTTAAGATAAGAAAGGGGAAAATAAGTCAATACcccataaaagcaaaataattacaaacatataaccctttacattcataccccactaaataattacactatatactCCCTTactaatttcgcttaactgatactaaatcagtatcataaactgtattggtatcattaagggtGAAAattttcgcttaactgatactaaatcagtatcatatattgtattggtatcattaaggttgatAATTTCGCTgaattgatactaaatcagtatatatatactgtattggtatcattaaggtttcttgttaagaaattactcattagtcaatgatactataagagtatatatatactaatatagtatcattgactaatgagtaatttttgaacaagaaaccttagtgataccataatatatatatatactcttatagtataattgactaatgagtaatttctgaacaaaaaaccttaatgataccacaacaatatacatatatactcttatagtatcattgactaataattaatttctgaacaagaaaccttaatgatatcaatacagtatatatatgtatatactgatttagtattagttaagcaaaattatcaaccttaatgataccaatacagtatatgaTATCAGTTAATCGTAAATTATCACCCTTAATGAAAAAGGGTATGAACTGTAATTATTTATAAGAGAATGAGTATTTTAGGAATTACTTTGGATTTGAGTATGAACTTGTaattgttttgaattttatggcccatttatgtaattttcccTAAGAAATTCTACATCAGAAAAACATACATGTTCTAAAGTCGTGCGGGCTTAGGCCTAGAGCGGACAATATCATTAACAGGCCGGgcctttacaaaaaaaattgtttaatggTAGTATTTTACTAGGATGGAACTCTATACATTTTTTGTTCTCCACGAGAAAATATTCCAACAAAAAGTTTGGCAGCTACAATGATTATATACCAAAATTTCGGGATAAACGAAATACGTCATCACGTCGGGGGCGGGTCTCGAGATCAAGGTCGGTGTCGAAGTCATGTTTCGAGGTCAGGTCAGGGTTGGGTCTAGAAGTCGAGTCTCGGGGTTGGGTATTGGGGTTAGGTTGAGTCACGAGGTCAGTGATCAGGTTTGGTTCTTAGGGTCGAGGTCAAGGTCAGATCTCAAGGTATGAGTCTAGGTCAAGTTCAGTTTGGAGGttggggattaggaactcaggGTTGGGTCTCAAGGTCAAGTCGAGAGTCTCCAAATCTCAAGGTTGGATCTCAGGGTTGGAGTCGGGTCCTGGGTTAGAGTTAGATGGTTGAGATAGGTTCTGGATCTCGATCTTATGTTAGCATTGGGGATGATTCTTAGGTTAGGGACGTGTTCCAGGTCGAATCATAGGTCAGGATTTGTAAGGTTGAGGGTCGGGTTCTTCATTGTTTTGggtgtaaatttcatatatgacatatattatagtaatattttcaagctatagcagtagatttagactttcaagttataacattaaaaatttcaggttctaacaaattattttttttaaaaaaaatgtttttaataattaaaaaaagtttttttaaaaaaaagagataaaagaaaaaaaaacattttttaatggAAACATGTAAAAAACTGAAATTGtggtgttaatttaatttgaatttattgtagataataaataattagCACGAAATAAGGgatttaaactaattaagattatttagtatccttaattcactcaaatcaattaaaatcaaatataaaaatcagatattttttttcaacgattctctctcttcaattttctgCAAAAAAAATTCCCACATTCGAGTAAttgatagttttttttatctttgaaaattcttgattttgcTTTGATGGACAATTACGTATCAATTTTAATCAAACATGGTGGAAGATGGGATCCTTCGGGTACGTTTATATTATTGTTTAGCGTTTGTTTTTGAATGATAgcgaaatgaaaaaaaatgatcaaattgTCGAGTAATTGAAGGTGCAATCATTTTTTGTTACATGTTGATATCATATTTTGTTAACTGTTGTGAAAAGTATAATATatagtgattttttatttatttgtttattttgtatattgttgttgttttgtgaaattataaatttaatgtagatttttgaatgaatttgatagaataaattaaatgaagtttgtataaaagtgtgttaattattttgtaaaagTTAATTATAATGTTGACAAATTTCATGAAAAGTGATTTAAGTCgataatgaatttgatagaataagtcgaatgaattatgtatgaaagtgtgttaagaaatatgtaaaaaagtttttttggaattttgacGAAGTGTATGACaagtgttttaagttggtattAAATGTGAATTGTTgagtttatattagttttgttatttctGTATAAAGTTGGGTGACAGTAATTAATTATTGGGTACGAAGATGTATATAGTTTGAATGAATGATGAATTTTGTATGAAATATGtattaaatgagtatgaaaattGTTTGTAATGTACTGTCTGGATTATATctgtataaaaaaataaagacgagtgtgttgttattataatgattttttaggatgaaatttgTAGTGTCTTTGGAATGAaaagttaatattatttaacataTTTCTAATTGCTTAAGTCATCGAAGAAAATAATCTCATTCGATGTCTTCCAATTGAGAATACGCGGTGTGACCATTGCAACACGAATAGCAATTTTGTTGTCAAACGGATGGCAACACTCATAAAACCATATCTGCAATGCTAGGTGGAATTGGCTAAATTTGAATGATGTAGGATTCCTTTTCAACCTATGGCTGCAAGCTTTGAGTGTCAATCTGAAACATTCATTACCCCATGGGCAGCACGTATATTGACCGGactcaaccaaatcaaaatagaatttGCGAATTGAAGTTTTTGAGACCTCAGAAGCAGTAAAAAATGTACTAATAAAGTACAAAACACCGATCTTAAAGCGGTCTTCATCCTCAAAAGAGTTTCGCTCTTTAAACTTATTCAAGAAAAGTAATTTGGGGACTTTGGTCATTGCACCAAAATATTTTGTGATAAGTCTATTTGGAATAGACGGATCTGACACAAATTCTGAAAGTAGTCCACATTTAAGACCGGTAACTGCTGCGAATTTCTTTAATCCAAATCGTAGTTCTGTGTTGTTTATTTTAACAATAAACATGTCATCTCTGACATTTTCAGCTTCAAGAAGAAATAAATGTCGCAATAATTGACATTGAATCTTTAAGTTGTTCATCTCGTAGAATACACCCAATGGTGTTTGTTCCAAGAATTTTTGGAACCTGTCTTGGCCGAGGAAAGTAACGAGATTACTGAACACATTCATGTTTGTACATGAAGACCAATGTGTGTGTACCTTCCTTTCCTATAAAATAACATTgtttatacaaaactaaaacaaaCTTTACACAAATCTTATTCAAGTTTCATTTCAACACTATATAACGATTATACCACACATGattcatttaaaaatttcatataaacattcataattcatctAATCAAATAATTCAtaccattatatatatatatatatataccacaGTTCATACAAATCTATCAATAAAAACATTGAAGTCAATGGTCATAAGATTATTAATCAAAACTCATACATGTTTCATCCAAATTCACACAACAAGTGTTAAAACAGAATTCATACAATTTGTATACACCTATTATTTCACAATCC
Protein-coding regions in this window:
- the LOC125858173 gene encoding silicon efflux transporter LSI2-like, which codes for MAMASTERVILGSIAFAIFWILAVFPAVPFMPIGRTAGSLLGANLIVIFRVLTPDEAYAAIDLPILGLLYGTMVVSIYLERADMFKYLGKLLAWKSRGAKDLLCRICLVSAISSAFFTNDTSCVVLTEFVLKIARQQNLPPHPFLLALASSANIGSSATPIGNPQNLVIAILSKITFGRFLFGIFPAMFVGVVVNAVLLLCMYWNVLSVQKDVENAEVELVLDEEVVSHRFAPATLSHVVNSLHSQDQFSGNEIMKDPNGVFDSSRNFNASREAANDHGSLQMRDKNVSLKTVDEREDQNFTSCEEKQNFSEKWRRLLWKISVYLVTIGMLISLLMGLNMSWTAITAALALVVLDFKDARECLEKVSYSLLIFFCGMFITVDGFNRTGIPSAFWDFMEPYAKIDHAGGVAVLAVVILVLSNLASNVPTVLLLGVRVGASAGAISAASEKKAWLILAWVSTVAGNLSLLGSAANLIVCEQARRAKPSGYNLSFWTHLKFGVPSTIIVIAIGLTLIGD